Proteins co-encoded in one Astatotilapia calliptera chromosome 18, fAstCal1.2, whole genome shotgun sequence genomic window:
- the LOC113011417 gene encoding uncharacterized protein LOC113011417 isoform X2: protein MDNFDDAILSVLQAANIDEETLRSFTRDDLKDLFPGHENFFRRKKIWDFISQKFKSTDQDANTFHRSESNPLGFDVSQCQPQTSTPISYTADKKMKMPDPPEYVVYTDSELDMVRSQYFALLHSGKEKDCRMSKELCCRLVRNTVTSMVAILRASPMGKEVTYPSKLEMRAMSQKIVDYYPMLRDADTHMPYLTIYTKLYKRLQNMKSPRKRQGSMPQRGRPRKTLFSSDDTDNGTEGDLSGEASGSSDYTILLESNDDLSEDNSNAEKESQLPLPSTVPTTSNNTTLALPLLSKSASCSAPRADIGPSTAPPDDVVADHDSLKMQARHYKTLSNMYRKPNAKPNQSDVAQILDLEFEARRTFIDADITREEDRPRKIFEAYPCFKDIQNAMDELRRIIGGSNCKYIDQMKGRWAEFCSKVQFYGIWKKVLKPPLPLDVRGVDFTVTLFNALPSLFPSKTTPPKRLGSASEALLHILKPGEDAMLYLEKRPLSSPVLLFDGTTSIVAVGNIPVTTLPLEDFWEGMLVLMAYYYTLHLTYPKCVATVLSVIQTEVITDAIHDQDATSAYKKAIAEWKSFFEK, encoded by the exons ATGGACAACTTTGACGATGCCATACTGTCTGTGTTGCAGG CTGCGAATATTGATGAGGAAACTTTGAGGAGCTTTACCCGGGATGACCTAAAGGATCTTTTTCCGGGCCATGAAAATTTCTTCCGTAGAAAGAAGATTTGGGATTTTATCAGCCAAAAG TTTAAGAGTACTGACCAAGATGCCAACACTTTCCATCGAAGCGAGAGTAACCCCTTAGGCTTTGATGTGTCACAATGTCAGCCTCAAACTTCCACTCCCATTTCCTACACTgctgacaaaaaaatgaaaatgccaGACCCACCAGAGTATGTGGTGTATACAGATTCAGAGTTGGACATGGTGCGCAGTCAGTACTTTGCATTGCTccacagtggaaaggaaaaggaCTGTAGGATGTCGAAGGAGCTATGTTGCAGACTTGTAAGGAACACCGTCACCAGCATGGTTGCAATCCTCCGTGCTAGTCCCATGGGGAAAGAAGTAACATACCCCTCCAAACTCGAAATGAGAGCAATGTCGCAGAAGATTGTCGACTATTACCCCATGTTACGTgatgctgacacacacatgcCATAC CTGACCATCTACACCAAACTGTACAAACGACTCCAAAATATGAAGTCTCCAAGGAAGAGGCAGGGCTCCATGCCACAACGAGGCAGGCCCAGGAAGACTCTTTTCAGCTCAGATGACACAGACAACGGGACTGAAGGTGACCTAAGTGGTGAAGCAAGTGGTTCAAGTGACTATACCATACTTCTTGAGAGCAATGATGACCTCAGTGAGGATAACTCAAATGCAG aGAAAGAATCCCAATTGCCGCTACCCTCCACTGTACCAACTACGTCAAACAATACTACCCTGGCTTTACCACTATTATCCAAGTCAGCCTCATGCTCTGCACCCAGGGCTGATATAGGTCCTTCAACTGCACCTCCAGATGACGTTGTTG CAGACCATGACAGCCTGAAGATGCAGGCAAGACATTACAAAACCTTGAGCAACATGTACAGGAAACCCAATGCAAAACCCAACCAAAGTGACGTTGCTCAAATTTTGGACCTGGAGTTTGAGGCCAGACGAACTTTTATTGACGCAGATATTACAAGGGAAGAAGACAGGCCCAGAAAAATATTTGAAGCATACCCGTGCTTCAAAGACATACAAAAT GCGATGGATGAACTGCGTCGCATCATTGGTGGCTCCAACTGCAAATACATAGATCAAATGAAGGGTCGATGGGCAGAGTTTTGTTCGAAAGTGCAGTTCTATGGCATTTGGAAGAAGGTCCTGAAACCTCCTCTCCCCTTGGATGTACGTGGAG TGGATTTTACTGTCACTCTCTTCAATGCACTTCCATCTCTTTTTCCTTCAAAAACTACACCACCAAAGCGGCTGGGAAGTGCCAGTGAGGCTCTCCTTCATATCCTCAAG CCAGGTGAAGATGCAATGCTATACCTGGAGAAGCGGCCTCTCTCCTCCCCAGTGCTGCTTTTTGATGGAACAACCAGCATTGTTGCTGTAGGAAACATACCAGTGACCACTCTCCCCTTGGAGGATTTCTGGGAAGGAATGTTGGTGTTGATGGCATATTACTACACCTTGCACTTAACATACCCAAAATGTGTTGCAACGGTCCTCTCTGTCATACAAACTGAGGTAATCACTGATGCCATCCATGATCAAGATGCCACTAGTGCATATAAGAAAGCAATAGCTGAGTGGAAGTCGTTCTTTGAAAAATAG
- the LOC113011417 gene encoding uncharacterized protein LOC113011417 isoform X1: protein MDNFDDAILSVLQAANIDEETLRSFTRDDLKDLFPGHENFFRRKKIWDFISQKFKSTDQDANTFHRSESNPLGFDVSQCQPQTSTPISYTADKKMKMPDPPEYVVYTDSELDMVRSQYFALLHSGKEKDCRMSKELCCRLVRNTVTSMVAILRASPMGKEVTYPSKLEMRAMSQKIVDYYPMLRDADTHMPYLTIYTKLYKRLQNMKSPRKRQGSMPQRGRPRKTLFSSDDTDNGTEGDLSGEASGSSDYTILLESNDDLSEDNSNAEKESQLPLPSTVPTTSNNTTLALPLLSKSASCSAPRADIGPSTAPPDDVVADHDSLKMQARHYKTLSNMYRKPNAKPNQSDVAQILDLEFEARRTFIDADITREEDRPRKIFEAYPCFKDIQNAMDELRRIIGGSNCKYIDQMKGRWAEFCSKVQFYGIWKKVLKPPLPLDVRGGKWPFHTLNPHIRYVRIALLRYFSLFTVDFTVTLFNALPSLFPSKTTPPKRLGSASEALLHILKPGEDAMLYLEKRPLSSPVLLFDGTTSIVAVGNIPVTTLPLEDFWEGMLVLMAYYYTLHLTYPKCVATVLSVIQTEVITDAIHDQDATSAYKKAIAEWKSFFEK, encoded by the exons ATGGACAACTTTGACGATGCCATACTGTCTGTGTTGCAGG CTGCGAATATTGATGAGGAAACTTTGAGGAGCTTTACCCGGGATGACCTAAAGGATCTTTTTCCGGGCCATGAAAATTTCTTCCGTAGAAAGAAGATTTGGGATTTTATCAGCCAAAAG TTTAAGAGTACTGACCAAGATGCCAACACTTTCCATCGAAGCGAGAGTAACCCCTTAGGCTTTGATGTGTCACAATGTCAGCCTCAAACTTCCACTCCCATTTCCTACACTgctgacaaaaaaatgaaaatgccaGACCCACCAGAGTATGTGGTGTATACAGATTCAGAGTTGGACATGGTGCGCAGTCAGTACTTTGCATTGCTccacagtggaaaggaaaaggaCTGTAGGATGTCGAAGGAGCTATGTTGCAGACTTGTAAGGAACACCGTCACCAGCATGGTTGCAATCCTCCGTGCTAGTCCCATGGGGAAAGAAGTAACATACCCCTCCAAACTCGAAATGAGAGCAATGTCGCAGAAGATTGTCGACTATTACCCCATGTTACGTgatgctgacacacacatgcCATAC CTGACCATCTACACCAAACTGTACAAACGACTCCAAAATATGAAGTCTCCAAGGAAGAGGCAGGGCTCCATGCCACAACGAGGCAGGCCCAGGAAGACTCTTTTCAGCTCAGATGACACAGACAACGGGACTGAAGGTGACCTAAGTGGTGAAGCAAGTGGTTCAAGTGACTATACCATACTTCTTGAGAGCAATGATGACCTCAGTGAGGATAACTCAAATGCAG aGAAAGAATCCCAATTGCCGCTACCCTCCACTGTACCAACTACGTCAAACAATACTACCCTGGCTTTACCACTATTATCCAAGTCAGCCTCATGCTCTGCACCCAGGGCTGATATAGGTCCTTCAACTGCACCTCCAGATGACGTTGTTG CAGACCATGACAGCCTGAAGATGCAGGCAAGACATTACAAAACCTTGAGCAACATGTACAGGAAACCCAATGCAAAACCCAACCAAAGTGACGTTGCTCAAATTTTGGACCTGGAGTTTGAGGCCAGACGAACTTTTATTGACGCAGATATTACAAGGGAAGAAGACAGGCCCAGAAAAATATTTGAAGCATACCCGTGCTTCAAAGACATACAAAAT GCGATGGATGAACTGCGTCGCATCATTGGTGGCTCCAACTGCAAATACATAGATCAAATGAAGGGTCGATGGGCAGAGTTTTGTTCGAAAGTGCAGTTCTATGGCATTTGGAAGAAGGTCCTGAAACCTCCTCTCCCCTTGGATGTACGTGGAGGTAAGTGGCCTTTTCATACATTAAATCCACACATCAGATATGTTCGGATTGCTTTGTTGAGATACTTTTCTCTGTTCACAGTGGATTTTACTGTCACTCTCTTCAATGCACTTCCATCTCTTTTTCCTTCAAAAACTACACCACCAAAGCGGCTGGGAAGTGCCAGTGAGGCTCTCCTTCATATCCTCAAG CCAGGTGAAGATGCAATGCTATACCTGGAGAAGCGGCCTCTCTCCTCCCCAGTGCTGCTTTTTGATGGAACAACCAGCATTGTTGCTGTAGGAAACATACCAGTGACCACTCTCCCCTTGGAGGATTTCTGGGAAGGAATGTTGGTGTTGATGGCATATTACTACACCTTGCACTTAACATACCCAAAATGTGTTGCAACGGTCCTCTCTGTCATACAAACTGAGGTAATCACTGATGCCATCCATGATCAAGATGCCACTAGTGCATATAAGAAAGCAATAGCTGAGTGGAAGTCGTTCTTTGAAAAATAG
- the LOC113011418 gene encoding uncharacterized protein LOC113011418, with protein sequence MALWRCMICFIFVSLTLKVLLSHINAAHGRRQDFWVYCGIDGCEQDFRVFNSFFRHIKRTHPLYLTNGSPPRGWRIPPTSHSLGSENFGVSVFANCSTATTTSAVEISTGGSWPEVQEPQVVDSPSAEEAVAKTSFTRHDITRSAAAFAISVQEQCHLSQRTVKHIISGVQQYQAVLLDTLKERMKTVFEDNAEGTTQLQDEALATFDKFMDPFSTIAYGQRRAIGEMFCPVNAEEVVVSQKICWVKQGLSRVMSLRNKSFYYVPLIESLKQLMTNERIFTMLNTAPQRSREGFFYDFRDGSLFTSHPLFSQRPNALQLILYTDEIEICNPLGSHASANKLVMFYYTLGNIDPKFRSKLAAIRLLAIAKASDISQWGIDVVLKRILQDLSLLYNGVRIEMSNGEIELFGAVIAICGDTLAQHEIAGFKEGIGFAYSKCRHCECNFDDMQSVFEEKKFVQRTLEKHIRQCFEIDKASTDLLKASLKTTYGINRRSRLVDVPAFDLIKQTPQDIMHVIFEGVASMEVKFVLKHLILSGQLELDKFNSDIQNFPYSPLEIRDKPCPISFGTLAANDNKLKQSCGQMLILLKILLFLLYGVESEYVVFIRKLIMIVQIVLAPIISLQTVLQLRNMIEEHLYQFKQLFPEANIIPKQHYMLHLPSQILSLGPLIRSMCMRFEAKHSYFKQWASKLNFKNVCKSLANHNQFLECCQNEIGTEHPIFAKEKESGPVSAVKNNEYVRKKIKEFFGIDVMQSVVSVKWYVLNGNKYIAGKSMIIADVDGTFPVFGLIKDIFLIDSSFIAFEYQCYETLNLNEDLLAYEVTVPIVAQATELAHELIDYTSYFSISFKDSVFVPIKYSLSDIISHRNHP encoded by the exons ATGGCGCTCTGGAGATGTATGAtctgttttatctttgtttctttaactCTGAAGGTGCTCCTTAGCCACATAAATGCAGCTCATGGTCGAAGGCAGGATTTTTGGGTTTACTGTGGAATAGATGGCTGTGAACAAGATTTCAGAGTTTTTAACTCATTCTTTCGCCACATTAAACGGACGCACCCTCTGTATTTGACGAATGGAAGCCCACCAAGAGGATGGAGGATCCCCCCAACATCCCACTCTTTAGGATCGGAAAATTTTGGTGTTTCAGTCTTTGCCAACTGTAGTACTGCAACAACAACCAGCGCCGTGGAAATATCAACTGGTGGATCTTGGCCTGAAGTGCAGGAGCCTCAGGTTGTTGACAGCCCGAGCGCG GAAGAAGCTGTTGCTAAAACATCCTTTACCAGACACGATATTACCAGATCTGCTGCAGCTTTTGCTATCAGTGTTCAAGAACAGTGCCACTTATCACAG agaACGGTCAAACATATCATCTCAGGAGTGCAACAGTATCAGGCTGTTCTTTTGGATACGCTCAAGGAAAGAATGAAGACAGTGTTTGAAGATAATGCCGAGGGAACCACTCAGCTTCAAGATGAGGCTTTGGCTACATTTGATAAATTCATGGATCCTTTCTCCACCATTGCATATGGACAGCGTAGAGCCATAGGGGAAATGTTCTGTCCAGTCAACGCCGAGGAAGTAGTAGTATCCCAGAAGATATGTTGGGTAAAGCAAGGTCTTTCAAGGGTCATGTCCTTAAGGAACAAAAGTTTTTACTATGTACCATTAATTGAAAGTCTAAAGCAGTTAATGACTAATGAGAGAATCTTTACCATGTTGAACACTGCACCACAAAGAAGCAGAGAGGGATTCTTCTATGATTTTAGAGACGGGTCCCTCTTTACATCTCACCCCTTGTTTTCTCAGAGGCCAAATGCATTGCAATTAATACTGTACACAGATGAAATTGAAATATGTAACCCCTTAGGGTCCCATGCTTCTGCAAACAAATTGGTCATGTTTTATTATACTTTAGGAAATATTGATCCAAAATTTAGGTCAAAGTTAGCTGCAATACGACTTCTTGCTATTGCTAAAGCAAGTGACATTTCTCAGTGGGGTATTGATGTTGTACTGAAAAGAATACTTCAAGATCTATCACTGCTTTACAATGGTGTAAGGATTGAAATGTCAAATGGTGAAATTGAATTGTTTGGTGCTGTTATAGCCATTTGCGGAGACACGCTAGCCCAGCATGAGATTGCTGGCTTTAAAGAAGGGATTGGTTTTGCTTATAGCAAATGTAGACACTGTGAATGCAACTTTGATGATATGCAAAGTGTTTTTGAGGAGAAGAAGTTTGTTCAAAGAACTCTGGAGAAACATATCAGGCAGTGTTTTGAAATAGATAAAGCAAGCACAGATTTATTGAAAGCGTCCCTCAAAACTACTTATGGAATTAATAGAAGAAGCAGACTAGTTGATGTTCCTGCATTTGACCTGATCAAACAAACTCCACAGGACATAATGCATGTTATTTTTGAAGGTGTTGCATCAATGGAAGTTAAATTTGTATTAAAACACCTAATTCTCTCAGGACAATTGGAATTAGACAAGTTTAATTCAGACATTCAAAATTTTCCTTACTCACCTCTTGAAATACGGGATAAGCCATGTCCTATTAGCTTTGGCACTTTAGCGGCTAACGACAACAAATTGAAACAGTCTTGTGGACAGATGctaattcttttaaaaatattactttttcttttgtatggTGTGGAGAGTGAGTATGTTGTATTTATTAGAAAGTTAATTATGATAGTTCAAATAGTTCTTGCTCCCATTATTTCTTTACAAACTGTATTGCAACTGAGAAATATGATTGAAGAACACCTGTATCAGTTCAAGCAACTTTTTCCCGAAGCCAATATAATACCTAAGCAACATTATATGTTGCATCTTCCCAGTCAAATCTTATCCCTTGGACCTTTAATAAGGAGTATGTGCATGCGCTTTGAGGCAAAGCACTCCTATTTTAAACAGTGGGCTTCTaagttaaattttaaaaatgtttgtaaatcCCTAGCAAACCACAATCAATTTCTTGAGTGTTGTCAAAATGAAATAGGCACTGAACATCCTATTTTTGCGAAAGAAAAGGAATCCGGGCCAGTATCAgctgttaaaaataatgaatatgttaggaaaaaaattaaagaattttTTGGAATAGATGTCATGCAGTCTGTTGTCTCAGTGAAATGGTATGTTCTAAATGGCAATAAATACATTGCTGGGAAGTCCATGATTATTGCAGATGTGGATGGCACTTTCCCTGTGTTTGGACTGATAAAGGATATCTTTTTGATTGACTCatcttttattgcttttgagTACCAATGCtatgaaactttgaatttaaaTGAAGACTTATTGGCATATGAAGTAACTGTGCCCATTGTTGCTCAAGCTACAGAATTAGCCCATGAGCTCATTGATTACACTTCATACTTTTCTATTAGTTTTAAGGACAGTGTGTTTGTTCCAATCAAATACAGTCTTTCTGATATTATTTCCCATAGAAATCACCCTTAA